In one Myripristis murdjan chromosome 5, fMyrMur1.1, whole genome shotgun sequence genomic region, the following are encoded:
- the fam219aa gene encoding protein FAM219A isoform X1, producing MMEEIDRFQVPPVNGETQPLDPAASSTSEADSDTREGETVAMNYKPSPLQVQIEKQRDLARKGSVKNGTVGSPVNQQPKKNARTRLVVPNKGYSSLDQSPDEKPLVALDTDSDDDFDMSRYSSSGYSSAEVRCLRDQQINQDLNIQLLKDGYRLDEIPDDEDLDLIPPKAVNPTCMCCQAAPSTACQIQ from the exons ATGATGGAAGAAATCGACAGGTTCCAAGTACCTCCAGTGAACGGGGAGACACAGCCTCTG gatCCAGCAGCATCCTCAACCTCAGAGGCAGACTCAGACACTAGAGAAGGAGAGACTGTGGCCATGAACTACAAGCCTTCGCCACTGCAGGTCCAAATAG agaaacagagggatcTTGCTAGAAAGGGATCAGTGAAGAACGGCACCGTGGGAAGTCCTGTCAATCAACAGCCCAAGAAAAATGCAAGGACAAG GTTGGTGGTGCCAAACAAAGGCTACTCTTCTTTAGACCAGAGTCCAGATGAGAAGCCCTTGGTAGCCCTGGACACTGATAG TGATGATGACTTTGACATGTCCAGATACTCCTCATCAGGATACTCCTCAGCCGAGGTGAGATGTCTGAGGGACCAG CAAATCAACCAGGACCTGAACATCCAGCTGCTGAAAGATGGGTACAGGCTGGATGAGATCCCAGATGATGAGGACCTGGATCTGATCCCCCCTAAAGCAGTCAACCCCACCTGCATGTGCTGCCAGGCTGCTCCCTCCACAGCCTGTCAAATCCAGTAG
- the fam219aa gene encoding protein FAM219A isoform X2 has protein sequence MMEEIDRFQVPPVNGETQPLDPAASSTSEADSDTREGETVAMNYKPSPLQVQIEKQRDLARKGSVKNGTVGSPVNQQPKKNARTRLVVPNKGYSSLDQSPDEKPLVALDTDSDDDFDMSRYSSSGYSSAEQINQDLNIQLLKDGYRLDEIPDDEDLDLIPPKAVNPTCMCCQAAPSTACQIQ, from the exons ATGATGGAAGAAATCGACAGGTTCCAAGTACCTCCAGTGAACGGGGAGACACAGCCTCTG gatCCAGCAGCATCCTCAACCTCAGAGGCAGACTCAGACACTAGAGAAGGAGAGACTGTGGCCATGAACTACAAGCCTTCGCCACTGCAGGTCCAAATAG agaaacagagggatcTTGCTAGAAAGGGATCAGTGAAGAACGGCACCGTGGGAAGTCCTGTCAATCAACAGCCCAAGAAAAATGCAAGGACAAG GTTGGTGGTGCCAAACAAAGGCTACTCTTCTTTAGACCAGAGTCCAGATGAGAAGCCCTTGGTAGCCCTGGACACTGATAG TGATGATGACTTTGACATGTCCAGATACTCCTCATCAGGATACTCCTCAGCCGAG CAAATCAACCAGGACCTGAACATCCAGCTGCTGAAAGATGGGTACAGGCTGGATGAGATCCCAGATGATGAGGACCTGGATCTGATCCCCCCTAAAGCAGTCAACCCCACCTGCATGTGCTGCCAGGCTGCTCCCTCCACAGCCTGTCAAATCCAGTAG
- the LOC115359785 gene encoding nicalin-1: MLLRVAATLLLICVQSLHASALPAASSYEFTAYRMQQYNLAQHKHGCRGAIVVAEARAADEPVLTRRCVIMKVPDFTTEKYLEAQRQNAAAILILLPKNTSTIPHDIIQSFMVSESEALLKETIMPVYVAPEDEQLLCMYEEVKQAAATRTSSIFIRVLRSMVTATAFQILVSNNSPIKAITDNTVVTLEGVLPGAGEDPPTIVITAHYDSYGLAPWLSHGADSNGSGVTILLELARLFYKLYSNPSTRPQYHLMFSLTGGGKYNFLGTKRWIEENLDHAESSLLQDNVAFVLCLDTLANGDELYMHVSRPPKPETPMYAFIQQLEEVVSSRFPWVRMGMVHKKINLGESTVAWEHERYGLRRIPGFTLSHVEDPKSELRGSILDTMSQVDFRKLKRNGIIIAESLARYMYNLSDKGSPKDVQVFKGHMDFQDSRLTSLMSFLTSMPRATQLLDKEPRQILLVNTLEHEFRRYLLQVHRHTFRQDKREPDITFFDQMNQPVMMYRVKPAAFDLFLGGCIAGYLGIVYYGIQNFGYLYTKLKAAVKSKHQ, translated from the exons ATGTTGCTGAGAGTCGCTGCCACTCTCCTGCTGATTTGTGTGCAGTCTCTGCATGCATCCGCCCTGCCTGCTGCATCCTCCTATGAGTTCACTGCCTACAGGATGCAACAATACAACCTGGCACAACATAAACATG GTTGTCGTGGAGCCATCGTGGTGGCTGAGGCACGCGCAGCAGACGAGCCGGTGCTAACCAGGCGCTGTGTTATCATGAAGGTGCCAGACTTCACCACAGAGAAATACCTTGAGGCCCAGAGACAAAATGCCGCTGCCATACTGATCCTGTTGCCCAAAAACACCTCCACCATCCCTCATGACATTATACAG tcCTTCATGGTGAGTGAAAGTGAGGCCTTGCTGAAGGAGACCATCATGCCTGTGTATGTGGCGCCTGAGGATGAACAGCTTCTCTGCATGTATGAGGAGGTCAAACAGGCCGCAGCCACCCGCACCTCTTCTATATTCATCCGAG TCCTTCGCAGTATGGTTACAGCTACAGCATTTCAGATCCTAGTGAGCAACAACAGCCCTATTAAGGCCATCACTGACAACACAGTGGTCACACTGGAG GGCGTGCTTCCTGGAGCAGGGGAGGATCCGCCCACCATCGTCATTACTGCTCATTATGACTCCTATGGGCTGGCTCCG TGGTTGTCACATGGAGCAGACTCTAATGGCAGTGGGGTCACCATCCTACTAGAGCTGGCACGACTCTTCTACAAGCTTTATAGCAACCCAAGCACCAGACCACA ATATCATTTAATGTTCTCCCTAACTGGTGGAGGCAAATATAACTTCCTTGGGACCAAGAGATGGATTGAAGAGAACCTGGACCATGCTG AATCCAGCCTGCTCCAAGACAATGtggcatttgttttgtgtttggacACGCTGGCGAATGGTGATGAGCTTTACATGCATGTGTCGCGCCCTCCTAAACCTGAAACACCTATGTATGCTTTCattcagcagctggaggag GTGGTTTCCTCCAGATTTCCTTGGGTGAGGATGGGAATGGTTCACAAAAAGATCAATCTTGGAGAGTCCACAGTCGCCTGGGAGCACGAGCGCTATGGCCTCCGCAGGATCCCGGGGTTTACTCTGTCTCATGTGGAAGATCCCAAATCTGAGCTCCGTGGCTCCATACTAGACACCAT GTCACAAGTGGACTTCAGAAAACTCAAGCGTAATGGCATAATCATAGCAGAATCACTGGCTCGGTATATGTACAACCTCTCTGACAAG GGTTCACCAAAAGATGTGCAAGTCTTCAAAGGCCATATG GACTTCCAGGACAGTCGTTTAACCAGTTTGATGTCTTTCCTGACATCAATGCCCCGGGCCACCCAGTTACTGGACAAGGAGCCCCGTCAAATCCTGCTAGTCAACACACTGGAGCACGAGTTCAGACGCTACCTACTGCAAGTCCACAGGCACACCTTCCGACAGGACAAAAG GGAGCCTGATATTACCTTTTTTGATCAAATGAACCAACCAGTAATGATGTACAG AGTGAAGCCTGCAGCTTTCGATCTCTTCTTGGGTGGCTGTATTGCAGGTTATTTGGGGATAGTTTACTATGGCATTCAG aaTTTTGGCTATCTCTACACAAAACTCAAAGCAGCAGTGAAATCAAAGCATCAGTAA